Genomic segment of Canis lupus dingo isolate Sandy chromosome 9, ASM325472v2, whole genome shotgun sequence:
TCCCGTTTAGGGCTCTCTACAAGCCCGTTGCTCCTCCTTTCTTGTGACCTTTATTACCTCCTCCTCTGACTCTCATCAACACTGCTGAAAATACTTCTAATTCTTCTGGAAATGAAACTCGGTTGGATGATACTGTGCATGTACACAAGCCATATGCTGACTTTCATGTAGTGGGAAGCTCTGGATGGTACCCTAATAACTAAAgctagaaatattagaaatgaaagtgaagtatatttcttcacattctgacaaaaaatttctttatcccttctgcattttaaaacctcaagtattattccattgatttatcgAAACATTCCACATTGGCATATCTCTCATACCTGGAAAATCTCTTAGCCTACACTCGTTCCCTGCCCAATTTAAGCAAAGAGCCAGGGTGGGACTTAGTGCTTTTTTCTGTCTAGAGCTTATGTTTTGTGTGAGCTGCAATATATGGGAGCAGGGACCAAGCATAGTAATTGATGGGTAGATGGAGAGGgcatgtccagatgaggccctaCTAGCAGTGGGTGTTTTCATGGGCATCTGTGATAGTAGCAAGAAAACAAGCACACTGAAGAGATAGAAGGAGGAAACCCCCTGCTCCCACTGCATCTGAAGCAGTACAGGACAGGGTATATGAATACCAGGAGTCACAGTAGATTTGCAGACAGTTTAGCTGAGTGTCTTCCAGACTTGGCTTTTCTTAAGTACTAGATAATTGGCCCTTGGAGACCAAGGATTATGGAATAATCCTAAATGTAGTCATTCACGTTGTGAAAGGTTCTGAAgaaatagccatttaaaaaaatacccttttctccttttgttgttGCCAATATAGGTTCAAGTTTGAGTTGTGTCCTTGATAATGGTACTCAGATATTTGctggttcttaatttttatgactGGGATGTATGACTGCGGACTGACAAAAACTGTGCTATCAGCCTTTCATTATCAAAACtagtctcttctttttctgacaGATGAAAAAGCATCTATAATGAATGTAGAAGGATCATTCATGAAGGTATTAAAAGCCCGGAAGAAGAGTACCAGTACTGAGCTGACAATTGAGCCAGAGAAGGCATCCTCAGACAAAAATGGCATCGGTCTGTCAGCCTTTATGAATGAGCAGTTAGACTTTAATGATGAAAGTGATGTTATCAGTGCGCTGAATTACATATTACCTTATTTCTCAGAGGGAAATGTAGAAGATGTAGAATCAACATTACTACCATTCATTAAAACTCTGTTTTCAAATGTTCAAGATGGAGACAAGCCTGTGGGTTACttgaaaaacaacacaaagaGCCCTTCTCTTGAACCTGGACCCAACAATTCaacttacaaaaaataaactgaggaaaCTCTCTTTCCTGGAAAATTTGTTAGATgcagaaattcaagaaaaaattgatgaggtaaaaaagaaagaaaaaactgccatGCTTATACCTCCCGGGATTTTAGGTCCCAAATTTAAGAAATTGGAACTGCCCAAGGACAGGAAAAGACCCTTCCCAAGGCTAAGAATTTACGGAAGAGGTGGTTTAGAAAAAACAGTGTTCTCAAGGGCCCCAAGGACCTACAGAAAAGGCACTACAAGGAAGTGGACGTTCAGAGCACCCAAGGGAAACAGAGTGCCCAGTCATTTGTGAAGAACATGGCCAAAGAAAGAAGGCTCAGTGGACCATCCCCAAGGGAGCTGGAGGAGCTTCACATGGCCCAGAGGCCCAGGAAATTAGTGGGAAACTCCGTCCACACAGAGTCTTCATTCATAAAGGAGCACAAGGCAGCAGCCTCTTCTTTCCCGAAGCAAAACATAATGGGCAAGCCTTCTGCCTCCACTGCTCCAAAATCCCTACCTAAGGtgaaaaacaaatcagaagactCAACCTACCCCATTGTTGTTTTAGAAGATGCGAATGCTAGAGTTAGGGAAATGGAGGCTTCCAGACCAGTCTCGCATTCTGGAAAAagtatattttccataaaattcgCTCACGTATAGTCCAAAGAACACCCAagaccaaaaaaagtaaaaagttcagaaagaaaaactcactCTCGAATAGATTGATGCCTGCACAGAGGCCTCCATTGCCTGCCGTCAGGAGCCTCATCGATTCCCCTTCACAGGAGGCTATTTCATCTTCAGAAAAAACGAATTCAGGAAAATCCTTTTCCAGAATTATTTACTCTTTCAGAACCTTCTAAAGAAAACACTACTGTAGAAAACACTACTGCACAGAATGCttctgaagaaattatttctCCAGGAAGCACTACTGTATCAGAACAAACTCCCCCTGAATTCACAAACCGTAGGAATCTTTCCAATACATATTCTACTACCACCAGAGACAACTTTGTGCCGACTGTTAAACAAACCAATGAAACACAATGGGAATACCACAACTTGGTCACTGACTTGCCCCCAAAGCCCACAGGCTTCAGTGTTGCAAAGCTCTCATCCGCAGGTGATCTATTTGAAATTCAGCTAAACCAGCAGCTACGGTCCCTCATCCCGAATAATGACGTGAGAAGGCTCATTTCTCATGTTATCCGGACTTTGAAAATGGACTGCTCTGAGACCAATGTGCAACTGGCCTGTGCCAAGCTTATCTCCAGAACAGGCCTCCTGATGAAGCTTCTCAGCGAGCAGCAGGAAGTAAAGGTGTCCAAGGCAGAGTGGGATACAGACCAATGGAAGACTGAGAACTATATCAATGAGAGCACAGAAGCCCAGAGTGAACAGAAAGAGCAGAAGTCAAGTGAGGTGAGGATAACTCCTGAAAGATGGGGTCTGAACTTTTAGTCAGTTTAGGACATGCAATTAAAGCACCCATGCACAAGGACCAGGGCCTCCCAGTCTGGGTCTTGTCTTAGCCATTAATGTTGGCTGAGACAGTGATCTGCCACTTTGCTCATTTAGAGAATGGTGCCACTCTTCCCAGGTAGATGAGAAGAGGACTTAACatacaagataaatatattattgaagaAAGGgccaatgataaaattatataacacaTTAGATTTGGTATATTTCTTAAGAACCTATACGCCACTCCACTGAAAGAATGAGGTTTTAGAGTAGCTTAAGAATAGTTAGctttcatccttttctttgatttctaaaaaattgttctttgttttttgttttttgtttttttagccaACAAAAGAAGTTCCAGGTTATGGCTATAACAACAAACTCATCTTGGCAATATCTGTGACTGTAGTAGTAATGATTTTGATTATAGTTTTCTGTCTCATTGAGGTAAGAACAACCATTAATTCAGATTTCCAGAAAATCTTTTGTCTTTATAATAGATTCAGAATTTACAAACTTAAAATCAAAGCCACTTTCTCACTTACTGATACTTGGTATTTCTCTTCTGTCTGACAGACTGACatgtacttcattcttttattgcAAAGTATATTctggggatttttattttattttatttttttaaagagaagcaattctttttttttttaagattttatttattcacgagagacacagagaggctgagacacaggcagagggagaagcaggctccatgcaaggagcctgatgtgggacttgatcctgggtccccaggatcacacaatGGGCtacaggcagtgctaaactgctacgccactggggctgccctattctggggatttttaaaggaactttcCATTGCCAGGTGATTTATGGATTATAAACAAGGCAACAAGCCATTAGACTGTTTTGGGACGTTAGGTTTAAGAAGGCCAAGTTAACATGATAGTAACATTTCCTCAACTCAAAATTCTGTGGTTAGATGTACTCACCAGCCACTTTCAGACTACCACTGATTTCTTTCCTTGGTTGAAATGATGAGAGATAGTATCCACCCTCATGGAGCTATATCAGTCATCCTGGAAAAAAGGACATggcttaaagataaaaatatcatcTTGTTGATTAATTAGATTTACTCAGCAGCTTTTTCCACACACTGAATTATGTGAATAGTTTTGGTTAAAATACTGTAGCtaaaatcctgcatcaggctactcCAAAGCATGTCATGTTTATAGTCACCTGTGCTGGAGGTTGCCTGTTTACCTTTTCTTCAGTTCCATAATGACTTGGCACTGGTTTATGCCAAGCATAGGAAGAAGAATTTTCCATATCCAATTTCATGCCCACAACCCTGGGAGGACAATATTACCATCCCTCTTTCATACATAAAAGGGGATCAGCTTAAGGCTCCAGTGGCAAAACCCAAAGCAGAACCCAGTTTTACTTAACTGCAAATCCTGTGCTCTTATTCCACTGTTCTGTCTCCTTAAAGATGAAAACACTGGCCAGCATTTGAAACACTGAAATTCAGTGGAAGCCACTGAAaggattaatatatttaatatgaaaagagTTTTATCAGTCACCAGAAGATGACCAACAATCCAAGGGTGAAGGGGGCGAGACTACAAGAAATGGGAGATGTTTTGAGTCTGTCACCATATATGCGAGTTCTTTCCTTGTGGCCTATGGGATGTGGGTCTTGTTAGCGAGGCCTTTGTTGCCTTTATACTGTCTTCGTCTATacttatatttgttataatttatatttttcaacctGTAtagatctgttttgtttttaggtatgGTTGAGGTAGGGGATCTAACATTTTCCCCCTAAAGAAATACCcagttactttaaaatcttttattgaatggttcattctttcttaacagatctaaaatactatttttttgtaagattttatttattcatgagacacacacacacagagacagagacataggcagagagaaaagcaggctcgtctcagggagcccaatgtgagacttgatccccagacccgggtTCACCCtatgagtcaaaggcagatgctctaccactcagccacccaggcgtctctaaaatacttttcttatCTGGATTCTTATCAGTCCAGTTTCCTTTCCCATATCACACTATATACTTAATTCCAATTGCTTTATAATAACCTATTTTGATGTCTGGTAGAGTTACGCTCATGCTCTTTGATCTCCTTTTTCATACATTTCATAGCTAGACTTGCATATCCCTTTACCAAATGTCAGCTggccagtttttatttaaaaaaaagaaaaactatcttgGGATTTGAATAGGATTGCATTGAGTTtgaggagaattgacatctttgcAATATTCTAGGAACATGGTATCATCatgtattcatttcttaaagTCCTTCAGAAgagttttaatgttttcatctCAAAGGTCTTCCCCATTCTTTGCtgtaagtttattcttaggtactttatgtcttttattgatattttttaatctttttttaagattttatttatttattcatgagacacacacagagagaggcagggacacaggcagagggagaagcagactccatgcagggagcctgatgtgggagtcgatcccgggactccaggatcacaccctaggcggaaggcaggcactaaactataGAGCCACCGAGGTATCCTTCCttttattgatattataaatGGAACCATTCTTCCATTTGTTAATTAGTTATTTGTGGAACGTAAAAAAGCTATTGCATTTTGCATGTTGAGCTCTTGATTTTGTATTTAGCCATCTTACTGAATTCTCAGAGCACTtccagtaaaatttatttttctatttttttaaagattttatttattcatgagagacacagagagagaagcagagacacaggcagagggagaagcagggtccattcagggaccctgatgtgggacttgatcccaggaccctgggatcatgcacttagccagaggcaggcgctcaactgctgagatacccaggcatcccactacaGTAAAATTTAAGTTGACTCTCTTGGGCCTtttagggagaagcagggtccattcagggaccctgatgtgggacttgatcccaggaccctgggatcatgcacttagccagaggcaggcgctcaactgctgagatacccaggcatcccactacaGTAAAATTTAAGTTGACTCTCTTGGGCCTTTTAGGTTGTCCATAATTTCATATGccaatatgttttgtttcttactttcCAATACTTAATTTTTCCTATTGCATTGAGATGCctggaatctttaaaagaagtgtTTTCCTATTGCATTGATTAGGACCTCTTCAACGTGATGAATAGTAACAGAAATAATAGGCATTGAACTCTTGTCCTTGACTTTAAAACAATGTTGCTATTTAGGTTTCTGGtagatacttttcttttcttacttctaagaatttttattagGAATTACCTGTTGGATGTCATCTAAAACAGTCAATAAAATGTATTGCCAGCTGCACACAAGTTCCCAAGTTGGGACTATGGAAGAGTCAAAGGACTACTAAAAAATAGAATTCCTGCTCTCCAAAAAGGCTGAATAAGACttaaaatacaaaggaatgaataCAGATTTGGAGGCATGGTTATTGAGATGGGTACCTGTgatatgttttcttccaaaacagATTTATTCTCATAGAGCAGCACCAGTGGAAGATGAAGAAGGAGGCTCAAGGTAAATTGGCAATTATTAAAGCAGAATTTCAGAACTAGATTTTAGAACTCCTATTTCACTCCCCTTGTTTTACACCCAGGAAACtaccaaaggcagaaagaatattGATTTGGTCTAATGCTTTGCCTGGATCCAGCAAAATTAGCTTCCCAGACAAATCTGAGTTAGAATGGAACTGACACAGAGCATCTACTGTCAGTactcctttaaagaaaaagggtGGAGAGGGGTTGGGTGCACCTGTTCCTGCTGGTAGTGACCATCAGGCCTGGCTACAGAGTCTTGGGCTAAGAGGCCTAGTCTTCAAGGCTGAtggaaggcagaaaaataggACTCCTTCCTGTAAAGTGGCAGGAaaacttccctcctcctcctagtTTTTGACCCACCACTCTCCATTCCCTTTGTCCAGACTCCATAGACTGTTAACTGGGAGAGGCCTTAGGTAATAGtttgtctcttccttttataataaggaaatggagaagaaagggaaggtaAATTGCCCCATGGGCATACTGCTACTGAGTGTCAGAAGATGGTTCCTTTCCAGAGGGGCACTTCTCCTCTGATTATACTGTTCTTGGGCTGCGAGCTACATTTTATGTCACAACTCCGTACATACATACTGTCAAGACAtaagcaggtttttaaaaatattttttaatttattcatgagagacgcagagagagaagcagagagatagagggataagcaggctcctctcatggagcctaatgtggagtccatccccagaccaggaccacacacgccctgagccaaaggcattactaaactgctgagccacctgggcgagCCAACATAAGCAGTTTCTAAGACAAACTTACTATACATTCTGATTCTTTCTATATTgtttatattcaaaaataatattttgtgttttagtgCTGGCTGTGACCTTCCTCACTCACTCATTAGCCACTGCCTGCAATGAGAAAGTCAGTGAGTTAGGTAACTTTGTTGGTTGGACTCGTGCATTTATTTGGTGTGAATCAACTTGTAGGATAAAGCAGCTAGGAAAATAGAAacacctctctctcctcctccccagcaaATGATGCCTATGAGACAAAGTCCAAAGGGGACCAAAGTAAACTGCTTCTGGAGAGAGTAAGGTGCTTCTGTGTTATAGTTGCACAGTCTGTTCACTGCACGAGGGCACTTGGCCATAGGCCCAGGTGAGCAGGATGAAAATCTTGCTTATACTCAATGCCAAGCCACATACAAAGGCCTCCCCAGAGAAATTGTGGGGCCATTATGGACAGACATGGGAAAATTCTGGAAGTGTAGCATGCGTGGGATTATTTTCAGGATCCGAGGTCTGTAGTGATTTTGCTTCCTGTGATTATGGACTGAGATGTCCTAATAGGACCAGAGATACACATTGTGAGAGGCATGGGAAATGGCGTGAATCACTAATTGTCTGCATATGTGTTTCCTCCAAGGCTCTTCTTTAATTCTCTGCTGCATAAGAGATGTTCAATCCAACGGGAGAATCAGGTAAATCTGAGGAAGATAAAGTCCCATGGctggagagagcaggggaaaTGCAGAATTAACAatgtcctttctgttttctaGGGCTTTTTCTGGAGAAGGCGGCCACTTTGGCTTCGGGACATGTACAGACCTCTCAATGCCACACGGAAGAAAAACATGGCACAGAAGCTACACGACAGGGATTCTTCTGATGAGGATGAGATTTTCAACAAGGAACCAGGGTACCTGATTGGGGACAATTTatacttcttttctaaaatgagtTAATTATGAAAAGTTTAATTGTTCCTTTACAGAGTTAAAGGCATTCTTCTTTTTTGCAGAGAGAAAGGTGATGCGCCAGCAGAGAAGCCTCAGGCTACAAATTCAGCTGCTGAAGACCTGGGTGAGGAGAGCGACAGTGAACTCCGCACCGTCATCGTCCTCAAGTGACTTTGTCCTGCCTCAGGCTGtctataaagtttatttttatttttattaaaaaatttattttttattggtgttcaatttgccaacatatagaataacacccagtgctcatcccataaagtgcccccgtcagtgcctgtgacccagtcacccctacACCCCGCCCagctccccttctaccacccctagttcgtttcctagagttaggagtcttttatgttctgtctccctttctgatatttcctactcatttttttctcctttcccgtttattccctttcattattttttgtattccccaaatgaatgagaccatataatgtttgtccttctccgattgacttatttcactcagcataataccctccagttccatccac
This window contains:
- the LOC118355732 gene encoding LOW QUALITY PROTEIN: leucine-rich repeat-containing protein 37A2-like (The sequence of the model RefSeq protein was modified relative to this genomic sequence to represent the inferred CDS: inserted 3 bases in 2 codons); this translates as MASPSICHGSPSDTGAEDSRGGHVEVGNEKASIMNVEGSFMKVLKARKKSTSTELTIEPEKASSDKNGIGLSAFMNEQLDFNDESDVIKIGTAQGQEKTLPKAKNLRKRWFRKNSVLKGPKDLQKRHYKEVDVQSTQGKQSAQSFVKNMAKERRLSGPSPRELEELHMAQRPRKLVGNSVHTESSFIKEHKAAASSFPKQNIMGKPSASTAPKSLPKVKNKSEDSTYPIVVLEDANARVREMEASRPVSHSXKKYIFHKIRSRIVQRTPKTKKSKKFRKKNSLSNRLMPAQRPPLPAVRSLIDSPSQEAISSSEKTNXQENPFPELFTLSEPSKENTTVENTTAQNASEEIISPGSTTVSEQTPPEFTNRRNLSNTYSTTTRDNFVPTVKQTNETQWEYHNLVTDLPPKPTGFSVAKLSSAGDLFEIQLNQQLRSLIPNNDVRRLISHVIRTLKMDCSETNVQLACAKLISRTGLLMKLLSEQQEVKVSKAEWDTDQWKTENYINESTEAQSEQKEQKSSEPTKEVPGYGYNNKLILAISVTVVVMILIIVFCLIEIYSHRAAPVEDEEGGSRLFFNSLLHKRCSIQRENQGFFWRRRPLWLRDMYRPLNATRKKNMAQKLHDRDSSDEDEIFNKEPGEKGDAPAEKPQATNSAAEDLGEESDSELRTVIVLK